Part of the Leptidea sinapis chromosome 11, ilLepSina1.1, whole genome shotgun sequence genome is shown below.
actgtgCCGGTTtaagcagcagctcgtactcggaaagatcgctgtacgaacgtgaatattttttgtaagctctacaatactgtgtttgatactttacatattttgaacGCAGtcagaatttcaaaaaaatatgtttctgtatttttttgaagaattagtgatttattttcatctctaaataaaaggtctatattaaatcgaaatccaagatggcgcctatgaaatttaccaacttctcttcatgggtgtcattttcatggttctcggggtcaacaataacgaatatcgggtcaaaatcgaaatccacgATGGCGTCTATGAATTTGACCAACtcctcttcatgggtgtcattttcatggttttcggggtcaacaataacgaatatcgggtccaaatcgaaatccaagatggcgcctatgaattttacaaacttctcttcatgggtgtcgttttcggggtcaacaataacgaatttcAGGTCAAAATcgatatccaagatggcgcctatgaaattcaccaacttctcttcatgggtgacattttcatggtttttggggtcaacaataacgaatattgggttaaaatcgaaatccatgatggcgcctatgaaatctacaaaattttcttcatgggtgtcaattgtttatttttttgcgcggtggccatcttgtatttcaaaaatgatcccaaaatcgttctctgcaccctcgagaacctcggatacgatacccatattgtggaaatcatatttttgcgcggcggccatcatggatttcaaaaatgatcccaaaatcgttctctgcaccctcgagcacctcagatacgatacccatattgttgaaatcataattttgtgcggcggccatcttggatttaaaaaaaaactgtgtttactacacacgacgttatgcgacagaattgccatctaaagttctaatatttaactactaaacgaatacatcaaacaattatcaaaaatacataggtattaaaaaaaaaaaacaaaattcaaacttgctaaagtatcaaattcatttcatTCCCGCAactaactttaagtacgtgtatgtgtttgagcggtgtcagtgtagtggtgcgattcgatacctctctgttttgagaacgcgtcctttagttcatctctaaatataaggtctatattaaatcgacatcgggtcaaaatcgaaatccaagatggcgcctatgaattttatcAACTTCTCTtaatgggtgtcattttcatggttttcggggttaacaataacgaatatcgggtcaaaatcgaaatccaagatggcgcctatgaaatttaccaacttctcttcatgggtgtcattttcatggttttcggggtcaacaataacgaatatcgggtcaaaatcgaaattcaagatgccgcctatgaaatttaccaacttagcttcatgggtgtcattttcatggttttcggggtcaacaataacgaatatcgggtcaaaatcgaaatccaagatggcgcctatttattttaccaacttctcttcatgggtgtcattttcatggttttcggggtcaaaatcgaaatccaagatggcgcctatgaaatttaccaactatcttcatgggtgtcattttcatgggtttcggggtcaacaataacgaatatcgggtcaaaattcaaatccaagatggcgcctatgaaatctacaaatttTTTGTAATGTGTGTGGTGTTACATcgtcaaaattaaaattcattcataaacttaaattatattataaaaggcctgtctaacaatatcccacatgctaaatcatttcttcattccctaaatatatatttacgttTCGACATTTCATCcacaatatttacttaaaacacaaaatttgattttgaaacaCCTACCTATAACCTATTCACCACAAGAAGCTCTACcctttttatcaattattaccaccattttatgtcaagaagagttatttcaatagatattgtaatcataagatataagctattacataaatgtaacgtatatcttccttaatcccgcattattttcaaaagaccaAAGGAAATGTCATGTATCAAACCTGAATCTAACTTTCAAAGACCTAACCAACGATACCCAACAAAGCAagtctccagtatttttttcaactccacTTGTAGGGGAGGTGTCCTTAGGGGGGAAGCTACGTCCAAAGCAccagacaacacaaaaaatggcgtgcgtacaaagtacacatgtcagaagtgaaacttatttgtgaaaactaatttttaaatctcgtttatattaataattatcctaatctgttctctaaaccaattgatttttgtcattattagaaattattacatgttttaccaattattattaatcattaaaCCTGCACaatacaaagctagtagggaagatgttctacttactcgcggccgcgcgctaaacctgcatgatacaacgctagtagtgaaGTTGTTTTACTACATAGCGGTACCGTCTGCTACTGCCGCGAATGTAGCATATTCACATTTTCTCACCctatctcaatcagactcaatctccctcccctcatttttggataaaaacgtccttaATTTTCGTGACAGtttattccgtttcatccgtaaaaaatttaccctcatgcgggcaaacaaaaatgatcccaaattcgttctctgcaccttcgataacctcggataggatacccatattgctgaaatcataatttttcgcagcggccatcttggatttaaaaaaaactgcgtttactgcacacgacgttatgcgacagaattgccatctaaagttctaatatttaactactaaacgaatacatcaaccaattatcaaaaatacataggtattaaaaaaaacaaaattcaaacttgctaaattatcaaattcatttgattcccgctaGTAACTTAAAGttcgtgtatgtgtttgagcggtgtcagtgtagcggtgcgattcgatacctctctgttttgagaacgcgtccttaatgtACAATTGTTCAGGTTAGTTTCTGTCAGTGTTGACAAATGCTAAAGAATATGACTCTATCGGATTTGACTTATAGCATTATATTATGGCTATTCCAAAATGACTAATGAAAGACACGTATTTAagatatttcttaaatttagtAATTATACTAATGAAATTAGTACATAACGGACTATACTGAAATAATACTAATGACTTAAACTAATctatttacttatgtaaaataatactaatgacTTAAAACTAATCTATTTCACCTATGTAATATAAAACTGATGACTAGGCAGCATGGTCTCTGATCTTAGCCTGTTCTTTGTggaacgaataaaaaaaaaattgtcaaatgtcaGTTTTCAATCCTTGCTCCAACAATTACAATCAATTACAAAAATAGAATAGCCAAAGatgaaagttatttttatttcatattattttattcctatatgagtgtttttaatataatgaaGTAGAGCAATATTATGAAAAAGAAACCTATTATGTGGAAAATACAGCTTAATTACTAAATTGTGGctccaaaattatgattttacttAAGCCTAAATTAAAATTGTCTCGAATAGCACGCAAGGTAATCCTGAGGTTTTCATTACAGTCATAATTTGAAGGAATATTCTAGCTTCatgatttatttgtttcaattgtTGTAGGACTACCTCAGTGTGATCGGTTGTAATAAAGGATGGTGCACCTTGAAATGTCAGAGATGCAACTATATCCTCACTCCTTCACGATAAATGATCTGCCAAATGAGTTactcatttatatattttctatgatagaTTTTGAATCAATATTAGCTGTAGTTAAAGTTTGTGTGAGATGGCAGCAACTCTGTATGGCACCATGCATTTGGGATAACACTAGACTCATAGTATGTATGAAAAATTATGTTAGAATCAGTGATAACATTGTTCCATTTGtggcaaaatatttaaaaaatgttaaactacAGTATTTTAAGCTTTACTCCCAAGTAAGAGCTTCCCTCATCAGCTACTGCCCTAACTTAACTCACTTAGAGATAAGTATATCTCAAGTTGATAGTTGTATTTTTGATGATCTGGGTTACTGGCCCAATTTAAAATTCTTGAGTTTCCGTAATTCTTTAATAGTTCAAAACCCTGAAGGACCAAATGGTAATTTTGTATATCATTTAccttttgaaaaattaaaatatttagaaacattaatattatcaaatttcGCTTTAACACATAGTAGCTTGTACAGCATGTTACAATGTGTAAATTTAGTTAGTATTAATATGGAAAAGATGAAGAACATCCCTGCTGATTTTCTTGAATCTCTTGTAAGGACTAAGCAATCAAGTCTGCAAGCACTTCATATTTATGGGGATACTTTGAATGATGATATTGTGTTTTTGATTTCGAACTGCAAACACCTTCAGGTGCTACATATAATGACTTGCAAAACTTTATTTGACTCGAGCTTGCAACATTTGTACAAACTCCAAAATTTACGTTCACTTAAATTACGGCATGGTTATTTCTCTACAAATGCATTATTGGCATATTTTTCCAAAAACAAGTTTCAACATTTAACCTATTTAAGTCTCTCTAGGTGTGTACATGTTACAATGGATGTGGCTAAAGCTATCAAATCTAGTGCATCAAATCTGAAAGAACTCTCATTTTACCTTTGCCCATTTATCATTGCCCCCAATTTTAGAAGAGGGGAATTGCATAAAATGTTCCACATTGAATTGTTGCTTGATTGAACTGACCTCAATTGATTAAGGTTGTCAATAAAACAAAGCTTAGTAATCCGTCCACCTTACTAGatacaaaaatgtatgaatTTATTTGAAGAACCTACTTTTATAGTTtgttctatatatttatatgaaatatgaaTTTATAGTATTATGCAGTATTTGTGCAgtaagtttttatatatgtataatataataactaggATGAATTAATGATTGTGTGATGATAACAAATGTTTTTTCTAGCATAAATTACATATATGTAaccagtatttaaaatataaagtattattatcaCAAGTTGTTTGTATGCTAAAAATGACATACCTCTGTTGTTTATTATGATGCTAATGTCCCACCTGAACCTGTTATACTTAATTTAAACAGTATTATGAAGAATCAATCAAGTGCTTTATAAATCCAATTTAGTCATGTTCAACctgataaatttatatgtttaagtatttatatatcagacggaaatattaaaataatatttttgatatatttttacactgcccgtgtataatattaatgtaaacCTATAAAGTAGTTAATTCAAAGTACCTTTCATATTGGTTATTATGATTTGACAATAATTCATTGTTGGCTAGAGCCTACCACAGCATTAGATATTTGATAAAAAAgaggtaaatattttattagataggaattatgaattcataattttgatgataattttcctttttactacaaaaaatttgtttaaaattgcaataatattttgtgaattTAATCATTTGAAAAAGTTATCCATGCCGATTTTCGACATATCCTCTCCACTTGTTGTTTAAAACTGAATAAATGCCTAAGCATGATATATGGTAGGTGTGTATGTCCTTGTCAGCTGGCTATTTTAAAATAggtacttttgagttttttctaggtttaaatatttttattattataaattgatgtaaactattaaataaaaatattactaaaatgtGTGCATAATCTATGGGTTATATAATGATATGACTAGCATTATATGACTCGATGGGCATGTCAATCTGGTACTATTATTTCTTTGTTGAGAGCATAAGCATCAATGTTTGAGGGCAGCCATTATAGAAATATTCTTGTAATAAAAGAGCCCAAactgttatatattaaaataaaattctatgATTACACTTATTAGGCACATTTCATTGTCATAAAAGAGTTATTTAACAGTCTCGGACCAAGCATTATAAGCCATATTTTTATTGGATAAACACCATGACTacatgtaatgtatgttcattttaaatgaaatgtcCATGTAGTATAACACTATACAGATTACTTCTACTTATGTTATAATGTGATTTGATATACATTTGTGTTGTGAAAttggaaatatattttcaaaaagattttgtttgtttcaataTAACCTCATATACCATCACCATAACAGTTTCCCATTGATGTTAGTTATCTGTTTGTGGGATTATTATAAGGCAATCAAACATGTGCATTGCTTGATTAGACTAGTAAGCAAACAATGCCTATCATTATTTACATAggataatatttttgatacaaGAAATTTAACATGCCAAGTATTAATTTGTTGGTATTGAATGGTACTCATTCACCGTACTCTGCTGTGTAACATTCGGGTAAAGGCAGCTGGAGACTAACAgcctttcccaatatactatttacagagAGAGATAcatactaccttctactgtcagtaattagctaccTATCatctgtaataataaataatctcaaCTTCAACAGCAATCACAGAATGGTAAAAGCTTAACTTCagctcaaaaatatgaataaaaacagACCATTTAAAATAAAGCAAGGTGCACATTAATTAAGGAAATACAGAGCAATAGAAAGAATAACTGGACAGCTTTCTCAAAATAACCaatcaattaaaatacaataaatttgagATAATTCTGTCTGGGAAAGAAAAAGACTGACAATGAGACGGACACTATAAAATGGCTTACAGATAAAACTAGGGTTGCTTAAAAACCGagctaaattaatttaaaatcaagtGTAAAACAATATGTATAAGAGGAAACATACCAGaactaaataaacaaattaaacacAAAGAGATATATATGCTAGATGTCTGTATTGAAAAGACCGGaggaataaaaaaagtaatgaaGAAGCTGAAAGATAAAATTGATTCCATACCGAGCTTAATAAGCAAGAAAAGCAACAGGGTAGCTAAAATTATAGCAATAGGTAACAACAGAATTTTTCAGAGATCTGTACACCAAGAAAAACGTTAGCCAGCCTGACCAGCGGAGAAGAAGTACGAATCATACTACCAGCAGAAATAGATAGTGATACAAGCCCAAAAGAATAATAGGCACCGGGATCTgatagaataatttaataaaaataaacatcatcATATACCGATCCTTACACATATCTGTAATGATAATGTTCTGAAGAATGAAATAATACCTGACCAGTGGAAAGAATTAACCATAATACTTTTACGCAATAAAAGAGACAAAAGTACTATAAATAACTATAGACctaaaccccatttgccgtatcaccgctcttcgacaacacatCCTTCAAAGCcacgcctagtatcggaatactgggtctcgaaatctcgagcgattgccaattccgtggccatctgaagGGCAaacccaaattggcttcgaagaagctgggcgtcattaatagagcacggcaatacttcaagccggcccacattctagcgct
Proteins encoded:
- the LOC126966733 gene encoding uncharacterized protein LOC126966733, which gives rise to MVHLEMSEMQLYPHSFTINDLPNELLIYIFSMIDFESILAVVKVCVRWQQLCMAPCIWDNTRLIVCMKNYVRISDNIVPFVAKYLKNVKLQYFKLYSQVRASLISYCPNLTHLEISISQVDSCIFDDLGYWPNLKFLSFRNSLIVQNPEGPNGNFVYHLPFEKLKYLETLILSNFALTHSSLYSMLQCVNLVSINMEKMKNIPADFLESLVRTKQSSLQALHIYGDTLNDDIVFLISNCKHLQVLHIMTCKTLFDSSLQHLYKLQNLRSLKLRHGYFSTNALLAYFSKNKFQHLTYLSLSRCVHVTMDVAKAIKSSASNLKELSFYLCPFIIAPNFRRGELHKMFHIELLLD